The nucleotide sequence AATTCAACAAGCACGCTCGTCGTAGTTAATAAACAGCGTAATCTCCCTTCCGATTATGTTCCTTCAGATCTTGTCATTCCTGATGTAGAATTCTCCTTCTCCGGTGACAATCCGAAGAAGCAAATGCGCAAAGAAGCTGCTAAGGCGTTAGAATCTTTATTCGCTGCTGCTAAAGAGGATAAGATTGAACTCAAGGCGGTATCTGGGTATCGTTCATACGCGACACAGAAATCATTATTTGCCAACTATGTGAACAAGGACGGCGAGAAAGCCGCAGCGCGATATAGCGCACGCCCAGGTCAGAGCGAGCATCAGACAGGGCTTGCGATGGATGTATCAAGTGCAAGCGTCTCCTATGACCTCGATCAAAGCTACGGAGAAACGAAGGAAGGCAAGTGGCTAAGCGAGCACGCTGCCGAACACGGATTTATCATCCGTTATATGAAGGATAAAGAAGATATTACAGGCTACATGTACGAGCCATGGCACGTGCGTTACGTCGGTATCGACACGGCTAAAGAAATTATGAAGCAAGGCGTTACGCTTGAAGAGTATTTCGAAGGTGTCGCTGCTTCGACAAAGAGCTGAATTATAAGCATCCTTGCAATTGTGAATATCCCGTGCTGGCTGTATACTTGAACAATAGACGAAGAACGTCCTATCCCCCTCACTCAGGGGCAGGGCGTTCTTTTTTTATTTTATCGAGGGAGTTGTTTGTATGAATTTCGAAATGGCCTATCAAAAGTTTATGGAGCAACATATTGCTGATAGTAACGGAGAAAGGCGCGGACGATTGTTATCGCGAAACTACCATGGGGAGAAGTTGTTTTTAAGTAACGTTTGGTGGAAACTCGTGGGTAACCTGGATTACTTGCATCCTGAGTACGAAATAATGGATTGGCGCGGTCGTTCCTATTTTGCAGATTTTGCATGGCTTCCCCCTGGGAATCACCGAATGTTAATCGAAATCAAAAGCTACTCCTATCATGTCCGCGACCTTGATCGTGATGGTTACTGCCGTGAACTCAATCGCGAATTGTTCAATTTAGGTATGGGCTACCAAGTGATCTCTTTTCCATATGATGATATTGCGAACAGACCGGAGCTAAGCCTTACACTTCTCCGAATGATTGTAAATCAATTTGTGCCCCGTACAACCTCTCTAACGATCAATAGTCTCGCTGAAAATGAAATCATACGTCTAGCATACCATCGTGCTGGTTCTGTTAGACTAATCGACGTTGTACAACATTTGCAGATGGATCGACGACAAGCTGCTAAGTTGTTACATAGCCTTGTAGAACACAAACAATTGATCGCCATAAAAGGGGAGAAACAGTCACGGATCATCAAGTACGTTGTACCTCAAGACAAAGTATGATTCCCTGCAATACGCACGGTTTGGGCGGTTTGGGCGGTTTGGGCGGTTTGGGTGGTTTGGGTGGTTTGGGTGGTTTGGGTGGTTTGGGTGGTTTGGGTGGTTTGGGTGGTTTAGGTGCTATTGAGAAAATAAGTGCAGATCTGGCGTTATTTCACTCGAAATCTGCTCAAATTCAGAAATAAGTCCATATATGGCGTTATATTTGACGATTCTCCTTATTTTAGATCTTTAAGCAGCTATTAAGTGCATATCTGGCCTTAATTTGAATTTTCGCCTGTAAATTCGAGAAATAAGTGCAGATTTGCACCTATTTTTATTCGCAGTCTCGCAAAATCAGAGAGTACTGTTTGTTAAAGTTGGTTGGTTGGTTGGTTGGTTGGTTGGTTGGTTGGTTGGTTGGTTGGTTGGTTGGTTGGTTGGTTGGTTGGTTGGTTGGTTGGTTGGTTGGTTGGTTGGTTGGTTGGTTGGTTGGTTGGTTGGTTGGTTGGTTGGTTGGTTGGTTGGTTGGTTGGTTGGTTTGTTTGCCGTTTGCGGTTTGCGGTTTGCCGTTTGCGGTTTGCGGTTTGCGGTTTGCGGTTTGCGGTTTGCGGTTTGCGGGTTGCGGTTTGCGGTTTGCTGGTGGCGGGTGGCGGTTTGCTGGTGGCGGGTGGCGGGTGGCGGTTTGCTGGTGGCGGGTTGCGGGTTGCGGGTGGCGGGTTGCGGGTTGCGGGTGGCGGGTTGCGTGTCGGCACACTAACTGAGCGAGAGGGATATTGCAGTAGCGAATTTCCGGTCGATGTAGATGTTCCCGCTGTCCATCAATTCGCACCAAAAAAGCCCCAGCCCCTTACACCTGTTGGCATAAGCGAGCTAGGACCCACGGAAATTAAATATTATACACTAAGCCACTTTTTGAATAAGTGCTTCGTCGTTTCTTTGTTCATCGCTGCGATCGAAGTGGTCAACGGAATACCTTTCGGACAAGAACGGACACAGTTTTGCGAGTTTCCGCAACCTTCAATGCCGCCTTCCTCCATCAATGCGTCGAGACGCTCATGCTTGTTCATCTCACCCGTTGGATGAGTGTTGAACAGACGCACTTGTGAAATCGAAGCAGGTCCGATGAAGCTATTCCGGTCGTTTACGTTCGGACAAGCCTCAAGACATACGCCACAAGTCATACATTTGGACAATTCATACGCCCATTGACGCTTTGACTCCGCAAGACGCGGGCCAGGCCCCAGATCGTACGTACCGTCAATTGGAATCCATGCCTTCACTTTCTTAAGGGCGTTGAACATCCGCTCGCGGTTAATGACAAGATCCCGCACGACAGGGAACGTAGACATCGGTTCTAACCGAATCGGTTGCTCTAGTTTATCGATAAGCGCTGAGCATGCCTGGCGTGGCTTACCATTAATAACCATGGAGCAGGCGCCACATACTTCCTCTAAGCAGTTGGATTCCCAGCACACAGGTGCAGTCTTCTCGCCGTCCGCTTTAACAGGGTTACGTTGAATTTCCATCAACGCACTAATCACATTCATGTTCGGACGATAAGGAACTTCAAATTCCTCAGTGTACGAGGAGGCTTCTGGTCGTTCACGCCGCGTAATGACGAACTTTACGGTCCGTTGAGCTTTTTTCGTTTCCGCCATTTGTTAGCCCTCCTTCTTCTTGTTCGTAGAATAATCACGTTTACGTGGTTCAATCAAAGAGCAATCGACTTCCTCGTAGGAAATTTCTGGACCACTAGGTGTCCATTTGGCCTTCGTAGTCTTCAAGAAGTTATCATCGTCACGCTCAGGGAATTCCGGCTTATAGTGCGCACCGCGGCTTTCGTTCCGCATAAGAGCACCTACGGTCATCGCTTCTGCTAGCTCCAGCATGTTCCATAGCTGTCTTGTAAATGCGACGCCTGAATTGTTCCAACGAGATGTATCGTTAATGTTAATATTGTTGTAACGTTGCTTCAGTTCTTTAATTTTTGCGATCGTTTGCTCTAGCTTATCGTTATGACGAACGACCGTCATGTTGTTCGTCATCCATTCACCCAACTCACGGTGAATGACATAAGCATTTTCTGAGCCGTCCATTTTCAAGATCGCTTCATACTTATCTGCTTGCTTCTTACGCTCACGTTCGAATACTTCATCCGGAAGATCAGCAGCAAATTTCTTCAAGCCCTTTAAATACTCAATCGCTTTCGGCCCAGTAACCATCCCGCCATAGATCGCAGACAGTAGTGAATTGGCACCGAGACGATTCGCGCCATGATATTGATAATCGCATTCCCCGCAAGCGAATAAGCCAGGAATATTCGTCATCTGGTTGTAGTCAACCCATAGTCCACCCATCGAGTAATGTACGGCTGGGAAGATCTTCATTGGAATTTTCCGCGGATCGTCACCCATAAACTTCTCATATATTTCGATGATTCCACCGAGCTTAACATCCAGCTCCTTAGGATCTTTATGCGACAGATCAAGGTAAACCATATTCTCGCCGTTAATTCCAAGCTTCTGATTTACACACACGTCGAAGATTTCGCGCGTTGCGATATCGCGAGGTACAAGGTTGCCGTACGCTGGATACTTCTCTTCAAGGAAGTACCATGGCTTACCATCCTTATCATAGGTCCAGATGCGTCCGCCCTCACCACGCGCAGATTCACTCATTAGGCGTAGCTTATCATCGCCTGGAATCGCTGTTGGATGAATTTGAATAAATTCACCGTTCGCATAATAAACACCTTGCTGATACACCGCACTCGCCGCTGTACCTGTATTAATGACCGAGTTCGTTGTTTTTCCGAAAATAATACCAGGACCGCCTGATGCCATAATAACTGCATCTCCACGGAACGTAACCGTCTCCATAGAACGCAAATTTTGTGCTGTAATTCCACGGCAAACACCATCGTCATCGATGACGACAGAAGTAAATTCCCAATGCTCGTACTTTTGTACAAGTCCTTCAACTTCCCAACGACGCACTTGCTCATCCAATGCGTATAGCAATTGTTGACCCGTCGTCGCTCCTGCGAATGCTGTACGGTGATATTGTGTTCCACCGAATCTGCGGAAGTCGAGCAAACCTTCTGACGTCCGGCTAAACATAACGCCCATCCGGTCCATTAAGTGAATAATTCCAGGCGCCGCTTCACACATTGCCTTAACTGGAGGCTGGTTTGCTAGGAAGTCGCCACCATATACCGTATCATCAAAGTGCTCCCAAGGAGAATCGCCTTCGCCTTTTGTATTTACAGCACCATTAATTCCGCCTTGCGCGCAAACCGAGTGTGAACGTTTAACAGGTACGACCGAGAATAGTTCAACGTTCGCTCCCGCTTCTGCTGCTTTAATCGTCGCCATCAGACCCGCAAGTCCTCCGCCTACGACAATTACTTTTTGAGTCGCCATTGTGTAAGTTCTCCTCCCACTAGCTAGCTGCTACTGAGCTTAATGTCGCTACAGCAGCCGTTGCGAATTCATCGCTACGCATTGCGAACAGAGACAACAAGAACAGTACAGTAATAATAACGAAGATGACCGTGCAAATATTTGCTGAAACCTTCTGTGAGCGTGGTCCAACTGTAATTCCCCAGCTAACGAGGAACGCCCAAATCCCATTCGCGAAGTGGAACGAAGCTGCGATGACACCAACAGCGTAAAACGCTGTCGTTAGTGGGCTACTGAAGATTTGATTCATATGAGCCCCTAAATCTTCATGCGCTACATTTCCTAAGGCAATTTGCACCCGCGTCTCATAAACGTGCCATGCCACGAAGATGAATGTGATAACACCCGTAATCCTTTGCAGTGCGAATGCCCAGTTGCGACGATATTGAAATCTGCCCATATTAAGATCCGATTGATAGGCGATGTACAAACCATATACCCCATGGAATAAAATCGGCAACCAAATCACAAACAACTCGATTACCCATACAAGTGGTAAGCTATTTAGTAGATCAATTGCACTTTTAAAGCCTTCCACTCCACCTTCGTATGCTGTGAAGTTGGTCAATGCATGCTCAGCTAAAAACAGTCCAAGCGGAATGACACCTAGCAACGAATGAAGCTTGCGCGGTAAGTAAGAATTCCCCTTCATATGTGTCTACGTTCTCCTTTCGCACCTACGCGATTCAACTTTAATCTTTGTATTATAACATTTGTCACAAAAAGTTACCGTCTTTAAGGTTACCCTATTTTCGCTTATAATGGAACTGCTTATTTTTTATTAGTGGTTATAACAAAAGTGCATAACGAATGAGGTGCAAATGATGTTGGATGATATACGACTCTTCGCAACAATCGTAGAGCAGACAAGTCTGAACAAAGCAGCAGAGCAGCTTAATGTGTCTCAGCCTGCGCTTTCGCGACGCATCGCTCGACTAGAGGCTGAGCTTGGCGTTGATCTTTTCCGTCGGGTCGGCAAGCGACTTGAACTTACAGCTGCAGGACAGCTGACTTATGAGTTCTCGTTAGAGCTTAGACGGTTTCATGGTAGCTATTTGCAGAAGCTAAACGCATATAAGTCGTCCGAAGCACCAGTAGCTACAATTGGAGCAAGCTTAACGACACTTCAATCGACACTTCCCGAGCTTATTAAAGTGATGACGGATAAGCACCCTCATCTAGAAATCAAAGCAATTACCGGAAAATCTCACGAAATTACGACTCTCGTAAAGGAACGCAAAGTCGATTTCGGGCTTGTCTCTTCATCCATTAAATATGATCCTGTAATTACGAGTTTGCCCCTATTCGATGACCAGCTCATTCTTGTCCTTCCACGTACACACTATATATTAGAAAGATCTCATTTGGAGTTGACCGATTTGAACGGTTTACCGATGATTGTTTTCGCTCCGGGAACGTGGTACCGAACGATGACGGATGAGTTCTTCCGCAAATATCATTTAAAGCCAGATGTGCGCATGGAGATTGACTCTTTCGAGGCAATCATCCGATTATTATCTGCTTGTCGAGCGGGTTCATTGTTGCCACAATCTTACTTGCGCGAGCAATTGCTGATCGATAACGATTTGTACATTGTTCACATTAAAGAACTCTCAGATGCGAAGCGAACAACTTCATTGATCCATGGCGATCTCGCTTGGCTGGCACCTGCTACAAGGTATCTTATCGAGGAAACAACAGCTCATTTTCGCCGTAATTACAACCTACCGAAAGAGTTAATGTGACTTGTACTGAACAGCAATTTCCGAAATTTACCGGTTTATTGCCGTTCGCAAATTGTGATAACCTCGTATACAACGACAAACAATTGCCATCCTATGGACGGTATAACCATTGTTTGGTTCGAAGGAGGTTACACAGCATGAACCACATCTGGAGTAAAATCAGTAAGCGAGCAACGATGTTCACACTCGGCGGCGCACTATTGCTACCCACCTTGACTGCTCATGCAGCGACACCTTATAAAGCGAATTCTACAGATACGTTATGGGTTATCGCACAAAAATTCGAAATTCCGTTACAACAGCTCATGAATGCCAATCCAGAGATCGATCCATTGAATGTGTATGAAGGAATTTCAATTAACTTGCCGAACGGTGGTGACGCCGCCAAAGCCAAAAAAATTGCAGCAAAGCTGGGCATTGTACAGACAAAAAGCCTCGCAGCAAACGCTCCCTCGATCAGCGATCAATCCATTACAACAATAGCTGGTGAGTCGCTAGCCTATCGTAAAGTGCTGAATATTAAAGCAACAGCATATTCCGACGCTGACGAAGAGAACGGCTGGGGTCCGATTGACTACTTTGGCAACCGGCTCAAACTCGGAACGATTGCTGTCGACCCATCGATCATTCCCTTTCACTCCAAGCTCTATATCGTAGGTTACGACTTTAACGGTTTACCTACTGGAGGAATGATGGGTACAGCGACGGATTCTGGCAGTGCCATTAAAGGCAATCGAATAGATATTTTCGTCCCAGGCTCACCTGCATTCGTCAATAAATTCGGTATTCAGTACGTCAAAGTCTACATCCTCGAATAAAACATGCTCAACCCTCTCCTATGCGTTTCGCATTAGTTCGGAGAGGGTTTCTCATTGTCGAATATTTCAGGAATATTTAGCAGCTCTGTTAACTTTACAGGCTCATAATGGTTGTCTCGCAGCCAATCGATTATACGCGGTAATGCCTCAACGGTCCCTTTCAGCGATTGACCTGCCCCGCCTCCTGCATGCAACAAGATGACTGATCCAGGACGTACGCTACGTGTCACATTGTTGAATATTTCATCCGCGCTCAGTTGACGCCAATCCTGTGAATCAACATCCCAATTTACAACAGCATACCCTGCTTTACGTGCCCATTCTAGCTGCTCGGGCAACACTTCTCCATAGGGAGGTCGGATAAGCCTCGGCTTAAATCCGATCGTCTTCTCTATAATGCGCTCCGTCCGCTTAATTTGCCCCTGAAACTCAGCCAGTGTCATTTTCGAAAAGTCCGGATGGTTGTAGGAATGATTCCCCACTGCATGCCCTTCGCTGTGTATTCGTTGCAATAGTTTATGATGTTTCAAAGAACGTGAGCCAACTGCGAAAAACGTCGAGTGGACGTTCTTCTCCTTCAGTACATCAAGAATTTGCGGCGTCACACGCGAGGCAGGAATATCATCGAACGTTAAGGCAACTTTGCGTACTTCACGCGAAGCAGATAGATAGAACACCCCTTCGTATTCATTCTCTAGCTGCGTCCATGGTATCTTCGTTGGCGTTATCATCGTTGCACTCACTTCGCTCTCGCCTTGACCCATTGCCACAGCAACACTCATAAGCAACATCATCACGATCATCCTCACTCCATACCAGCGTACCACGATTCATCACCTCAAGAGAACAATCTCTCCATTAGCCTGAACCATTGGGCAATATCTCATACTATCCTAGAATAATCTTACCTTCTGCTTCCCGATGTAGCACCTTCTCCTGCTTGCTCCCTACTGTAAACGTCAGTGTGAGCACACCGACTCGACCAATAAACATCAAAAAAATAATGATGATCTTTCCCGCGAAAGTGAGCTGAACGGTTAATCCCGTAGTAAGACCAACTGTACCAAAGGCAGAAGTTACTTCAAACAATAACATTAGAAAATGATGATCTTCAGTCGTGGATAAGATCATCGTAGCCAGCGTCACCAGTGTGAAGGAAAGCAATGTAATGGTCAACGCTTTGTACACTCTCTCATCCGCTAGACGTCTGCGGAAAAAGATAACATCTTCTTTGCCACGTAACATCGTAATGAAAGAACCGATCAACACTGCGAAAGTCGTCGTCTTAATTCCGCCTCCAGTGGACCCGGGAGAAGTACCGATAAACATCAAAACGATTATGATTAATTGTGTTGCTTGCCTAAGACTACCGATGTCTATTGAATTAACCCCCGCTGTGCGTGGTGACACGGATTGCATGAATGAAGCTAGAAGCTTCTCACCGAAATTTAGCGAACCGAGCGTTGCTTCATTCGTATATTCAAGCAACAAAATAAATACAGCGCCCCCTACAATTAAAAGTCCAGTTGTCGTGAGTACGACCTTCGAATGTAAGGAGAGCTTCCAATGTGGTTTGCGCCAATCTACTAAATCGGCAAGTACAACGAATCCCAATCCACCCAATATAATGAGCAACATCGCCACAATATTAATAACTGGATCTCCCACGTAATCTACTAAACTACGGTAATTTCCCATAATGTCAAAGCCAGCATTATTAAAGAGAGAAATACTATGAAAAACACCACGATAAATTGCAGTTCCTAACGGCATGTCAAACATGAACCGGATCGAAAATAAAGCTGCACCGACACCTTCAATAACGAACGCGTAAAGTAGCACTCTGCGAACGAGCCGGACGATGCCTTCCATACTCGTTTGGTTAAGTGCCTGTTGAAGTACGAGCTTTTCGCGCAGCGATATTTTTCGTTTGAGGAAGATGGCGAATAACGTTGCCACTGTCATAAAACCTAGTCCACCTATTTGTATCATGACTAGGATGATCACCTGGCCTGCGGTAGTCCAGTATGTGCCCGTATCTACGACGGCAAGTCCAGTAACACTCGTTGCCGAAGCAGCTGTAAACAACGCATCAATAACATGGGGTGGTTTTTCTGCCACATGGGCGAATGGGAGCATCAGTAAACAAGAGCCTAACAAAATAATTACAAAAAAGCCTAGCATCAAAATTTGTGGTGGTGATGAAACAAAAGAACGCGCTGCTCGTCGGAGCATACAACTACACCTTCCCCATCATTAACCGATAATAATCTTACCTTCCGCGTGCCGATAAAGCGCGCGTCCTGTTCTCGGACCTAAAGCATAGGTTAACGTGAGTGGACCTAGCCGACCAATAAACATGAGACAAATAATCGTAATTTTCCCTGCAACCGTTAGTTGACTCGTCAGTCCCATCGACAATCCAACTGTACCAAAGGCTGAAGTCGCTTCAAACATATTTGTCAAAAAGCCTGCTTTCTCTGTTGTACAAAGCACCATCGTCCCGACCATTACGATTCCAATACAGAACAAGGTGACCGTAACCGCTTTATACACCCGTTCCTGTGCTAGCCGCAATCTGAATAAAACAACGTCTTCTTTGCCCCGCATCATCGTAAGCACCGCAGCAACGAGAACCGCGAATGTCGTCGTCTTAATCCCGCCACCCGTCGAACCGGGCGATGCGCCGATGAACATTAAGATGACCATGAAAAATTGTGTCGCTTGACGAAGCTCACTTATATCCACTGTGGAAACTCCGCCTGATCTCGTGGTTACCGATTGGAAGAAAGCAACGAGTGCCTTTTCCCATATGCTACTACCCCCGGTCGAGTGCATATTCGAATATTCGAAAATAAAAATGACGACTGTCCCGAACACAATCAATGACGCACTGACAGTAAGAACTACTTTCGTATGTAATGAAAATTTTCTGTTCCGCCGTCTCTTAAAATCGAATAAATCTGCAAGTACAACAAATCCAAAGCCACCAAGAATAATTAATAGGGCAGTTACCATATTCATGTACAGATCGTCTGAATACATAGCGAAGCTATCTGCACCGCCAACGATGTTAAAGCCTGCATTGTTGAATATTGAAATTGAATGAAACATACCTTGATACAATGCTTCACCAATATTCATATCGACCATGAATCTCGCTGTGTAAAGCAAAGTACCCGCAAGCTCAATCGCCAATGCATACAAGATGACTTTGCGGACAAGTCGCACCACGCCTTCAATACTGCCTTGATTAAGCGATTGCTGTAAAATTAGCCTTTCTTTGAGCGAAATCCTTCTACGTAAAATCAATGCGAACAGCGTCGCCATCGTCATGAAACCAATTCCACCGACTTGGACGAGCAACAAAATAACCCATTGACCATA is from Candidatus Cohnella colombiensis and encodes:
- a CDS encoding M15 family metallopeptidase; translation: MKKSYLFIIICTIALLIFLGKIVLSSDEVKPSNVQASGATSSSSPSNTTSPSAEPSSSQPMETASPTTSPSSSPEPSESNSPAEPSSEPSNSNETPAFSSNLIDNLPSKTVSSNSDGLAVVTNSTSTLVVVNKQRNLPSDYVPSDLVIPDVEFSFSGDNPKKQMRKEAAKALESLFAAAKEDKIELKAVSGYRSYATQKSLFANYVNKDGEKAAARYSARPGQSEHQTGLAMDVSSASVSYDLDQSYGETKEGKWLSEHAAEHGFIIRYMKDKEDITGYMYEPWHVRYVGIDTAKEIMKQGVTLEEYFEGVAASTKS
- a CDS encoding PT domain-containing protein; this translates as MRIDGQREHLHRPEIRYCNIPLAQLVCRHATRHPQPATRHPQPATRHQQTATRHPPPANRHPPPANRKPQPANRKPQTANRKPQTANGKPQTANGKQTNQPTNQPTNQPTNQPTNQPTNQPTNQPTNQPTNQPTNQPTNQPTNQPTNQPTNFNKQYSLILRDCE
- the sdhB gene encoding succinate dehydrogenase iron-sulfur subunit, which gives rise to MAETKKAQRTVKFVITRRERPEASSYTEEFEVPYRPNMNVISALMEIQRNPVKADGEKTAPVCWESNCLEEVCGACSMVINGKPRQACSALIDKLEQPIRLEPMSTFPVVRDLVINRERMFNALKKVKAWIPIDGTYDLGPGPRLAESKRQWAYELSKCMTCGVCLEACPNVNDRNSFIGPASISQVRLFNTHPTGEMNKHERLDALMEEGGIEGCGNSQNCVRSCPKGIPLTTSIAAMNKETTKHLFKKWLSV
- the sdhA gene encoding succinate dehydrogenase flavoprotein subunit — encoded protein: MATQKVIVVGGGLAGLMATIKAAEAGANVELFSVVPVKRSHSVCAQGGINGAVNTKGEGDSPWEHFDDTVYGGDFLANQPPVKAMCEAAPGIIHLMDRMGVMFSRTSEGLLDFRRFGGTQYHRTAFAGATTGQQLLYALDEQVRRWEVEGLVQKYEHWEFTSVVIDDDGVCRGITAQNLRSMETVTFRGDAVIMASGGPGIIFGKTTNSVINTGTAASAVYQQGVYYANGEFIQIHPTAIPGDDKLRLMSESARGEGGRIWTYDKDGKPWYFLEEKYPAYGNLVPRDIATREIFDVCVNQKLGINGENMVYLDLSHKDPKELDVKLGGIIEIYEKFMGDDPRKIPMKIFPAVHYSMGGLWVDYNQMTNIPGLFACGECDYQYHGANRLGANSLLSAIYGGMVTGPKAIEYLKGLKKFAADLPDEVFERERKKQADKYEAILKMDGSENAYVIHRELGEWMTNNMTVVRHNDKLEQTIAKIKELKQRYNNININDTSRWNNSGVAFTRQLWNMLELAEAMTVGALMRNESRGAHYKPEFPERDDDNFLKTTKAKWTPSGPEISYEEVDCSLIEPRKRDYSTNKKKEG
- a CDS encoding succinate dehydrogenase cytochrome b558 subunit, which gives rise to MKGNSYLPRKLHSLLGVIPLGLFLAEHALTNFTAYEGGVEGFKSAIDLLNSLPLVWVIELFVIWLPILFHGVYGLYIAYQSDLNMGRFQYRRNWAFALQRITGVITFIFVAWHVYETRVQIALGNVAHEDLGAHMNQIFSSPLTTAFYAVGVIAASFHFANGIWAFLVSWGITVGPRSQKVSANICTVIFVIITVLFLLSLFAMRSDEFATAAVATLSSVAAS
- a CDS encoding LysR family transcriptional regulator codes for the protein MLDDIRLFATIVEQTSLNKAAEQLNVSQPALSRRIARLEAELGVDLFRRVGKRLELTAAGQLTYEFSLELRRFHGSYLQKLNAYKSSEAPVATIGASLTTLQSTLPELIKVMTDKHPHLEIKAITGKSHEITTLVKERKVDFGLVSSSIKYDPVITSLPLFDDQLILVLPRTHYILERSHLELTDLNGLPMIVFAPGTWYRTMTDEFFRKYHLKPDVRMEIDSFEAIIRLLSACRAGSLLPQSYLREQLLIDNDLYIVHIKELSDAKRTTSLIHGDLAWLAPATRYLIEETTAHFRRNYNLPKELM
- a CDS encoding 3D domain-containing protein — its product is MNHIWSKISKRATMFTLGGALLLPTLTAHAATPYKANSTDTLWVIAQKFEIPLQQLMNANPEIDPLNVYEGISINLPNGGDAAKAKKIAAKLGIVQTKSLAANAPSISDQSITTIAGESLAYRKVLNIKATAYSDADEENGWGPIDYFGNRLKLGTIAVDPSIIPFHSKLYIVGYDFNGLPTGGMMGTATDSGSAIKGNRIDIFVPGSPAFVNKFGIQYVKVYILE
- a CDS encoding polysaccharide deacetylase family protein, with translation MMLLMSVAVAMGQGESEVSATMITPTKIPWTQLENEYEGVFYLSASREVRKVALTFDDIPASRVTPQILDVLKEKNVHSTFFAVGSRSLKHHKLLQRIHSEGHAVGNHSYNHPDFSKMTLAEFQGQIKRTERIIEKTIGFKPRLIRPPYGEVLPEQLEWARKAGYAVVNWDVDSQDWRQLSADEIFNNVTRSVRPGSVILLHAGGGAGQSLKGTVEALPRIIDWLRDNHYEPVKLTELLNIPEIFDNEKPSPN
- a CDS encoding TrkH family potassium uptake protein, whose translation is MLRRAARSFVSSPPQILMLGFFVIILLGSCLLMLPFAHVAEKPPHVIDALFTAASATSVTGLAVVDTGTYWTTAGQVIILVMIQIGGLGFMTVATLFAIFLKRKISLREKLVLQQALNQTSMEGIVRLVRRVLLYAFVIEGVGAALFSIRFMFDMPLGTAIYRGVFHSISLFNNAGFDIMGNYRSLVDYVGDPVINIVAMLLIILGGLGFVVLADLVDWRKPHWKLSLHSKVVLTTTGLLIVGGAVFILLLEYTNEATLGSLNFGEKLLASFMQSVSPRTAGVNSIDIGSLRQATQLIIIVLMFIGTSPGSTGGGIKTTTFAVLIGSFITMLRGKEDVIFFRRRLADERVYKALTITLLSFTLVTLATMILSTTEDHHFLMLLFEVTSAFGTVGLTTGLTVQLTFAGKIIIIFLMFIGRVGVLTLTFTVGSKQEKVLHREAEGKIILG
- a CDS encoding TrkH family potassium uptake protein; this encodes MFRKPIQWIVSSPPRILLLGFGATILIGAWLLSLPFASRDEYSISFLDALFTSTSAACVTGLSLFDTGAVWTTYGQWVILLLVQVGGIGFMTMATLFALILRRRISLKERLILQQSLNQGSIEGVVRLVRKVILYALAIELAGTLLYTARFMVDMNIGEALYQGMFHSISIFNNAGFNIVGGADSFAMYSDDLYMNMVTALLIILGGFGFVVLADLFDFKRRRNRKFSLHTKVVLTVSASLIVFGTVVIFIFEYSNMHSTGGSSIWEKALVAFFQSVTTRSGGVSTVDISELRQATQFFMVILMFIGASPGSTGGGIKTTTFAVLVAAVLTMMRGKEDVVLFRLRLAQERVYKAVTVTLFCIGIVMVGTMVLCTTEKAGFLTNMFEATSAFGTVGLSMGLTSQLTVAGKITIICLMFIGRLGPLTLTYALGPRTGRALYRHAEGKIIIG